A region from the Terriglobales bacterium genome encodes:
- the holA gene encoding DNA polymerase III subunit delta — translation MPRAFSPSEKFESDVKARKLRPAYVLIGDEAFFRRRCRDAILQHLVPPDLREFSVYEFELGETSLHEILDRARTPSLMAPFQVFFIRGVKSLYTRGSHEAEFDAIAEYVKDPNPDAMLVFIADHISIPADARRMELSDRDRYERIRETLGECCGMVELARVEDAEAVRWALETAQAAGVKLEPDAARELVDALGSDMMMIASELEKLMLYAGERKRVTLGDVETLVLAAKQRSLYELTDAISAKDRVRALATLDAILSSGDGDEAAIGHLYMLAKTFRQMLVISERNVRDSRMLYQAMWQGFRVPPFAADDVIRQARRYKSRRELTRALRLIARADLRLRSSPPSRRLVLENLVLALASEPATPAGAVWQQEELSV, via the coding sequence ATGCCGCGTGCCTTCTCGCCGTCGGAAAAGTTCGAGTCCGACGTCAAGGCCCGCAAGCTGCGCCCCGCCTACGTCCTCATCGGCGACGAAGCCTTCTTCCGCCGCCGCTGCCGCGACGCCATCCTCCAGCACCTGGTCCCGCCCGACCTGCGCGAGTTCAGCGTTTACGAGTTCGAACTCGGCGAAACCAGCCTCCACGAAATCCTCGACCGCGCCCGAACGCCCTCGCTGATGGCGCCGTTCCAGGTGTTCTTCATCCGCGGCGTGAAGTCGCTCTACACCCGCGGCTCGCACGAGGCGGAGTTCGACGCCATCGCCGAATACGTGAAGGACCCCAACCCCGACGCCATGCTGGTCTTCATCGCCGACCACATTTCCATTCCCGCCGACGCCCGCCGCATGGAGCTGAGCGACCGCGACCGCTACGAGCGCATCCGCGAGACGCTCGGCGAATGCTGCGGCATGGTGGAACTGGCGCGCGTCGAGGACGCGGAAGCCGTGCGCTGGGCGCTGGAGACGGCGCAAGCCGCCGGCGTCAAGCTCGAGCCAGACGCCGCCCGCGAACTGGTGGACGCCCTCGGCAGCGACATGATGATGATCGCCTCCGAGCTGGAAAAACTCATGCTCTACGCCGGCGAGCGCAAGCGCGTCACCCTGGGCGACGTGGAAACGCTCGTCCTCGCCGCCAAGCAGCGCTCGCTCTACGAGCTCACCGACGCGATCTCGGCGAAAGACCGCGTCCGTGCCCTGGCCACGCTGGACGCGATCCTCAGCAGCGGCGACGGCGACGAAGCCGCCATCGGCCACCTCTACATGCTGGCCAAGACCTTCCGCCAGATGCTGGTCATCAGCGAGCGCAACGTGCGCGACTCGCGCATGCTCTACCAGGCGATGTGGCAGGGCTTCCGCGTGCCGCCCTTCGCCGCTGACGACGTGATTCGCCAGGCCCGCCGCTACAAGTCGCGCCGCGAACTGACCCGCGCCCTGCGCCTCATCGCCCGCGCCGACCTGCGGCTCCGCTCCAGCCCGCCCAGCCGCCGCCTGGTCCTGGAAAACCTGGTCCTCGCCCTCGCCTCCGAACCCGCCACGCCCGCCGGGGCGGTGTGGCAGCAGGAGGAGCTGAGCGTGTGA
- a CDS encoding choice-of-anchor D domain-containing protein, whose product MCAFAAQRAQADCKVQAVTFLKSNFFIADDTANNPNVGLVFTPAPNVAGNSIGLPISAEGLTERVADLLIYDDGVAPSCFQPGQTITLTYNARITIPAVTDLDVNLGAVLDIYDSCQFHPGQGSCPPVGPPFSVFSTTTVANATNGNPQTIISLAIGTFGGLPGGSPGDLTTGLEGSAIRIRNLRADATLLAGPGGLPTSPGIFARISATQGALNGTPAAVIVGDVKPIIAFGAGLRFSGTGLQNANATLANPAQFGFAENFGAAFRLPSNTGVIADIPDGATSLVFRADSVPPGVTITFPGSMSTSAQPGLLPGAGIIFTARGGQPAPCVGPGSCTAVYDTTANGAAQATLIVNTALLPDDGSTGNTPAIGVKIGSSSGFGTASISAFISPTVTKAFNGDDQAQFPLNQPCPSPVPPGQQCPTTPQYTSNTVPAGGASRQIFSGTWFTVNSVVPVAVVTPASINFGTQVIGVSGAGKTVTISNAANATALNIASIAIAGANAAEFTQTNPCPATLAPGASCAINVVFSPFSAGSRTATLVITDDAPGSPHTVALTGVSLSAAPVPVVNSLSPSVLLAGGGAFTLTVNGSGFVTGAVLRWNGSPRPTTVLGETRLTAQITADDIATASTAAIIVLNPSPGGGPSNLVSLQILPGPVPTTPFVAIVPHIVKGGGFVTKITIVNLSVNNNTLSINTIDQSGTLLEASNVGLAGSGSMRIVTSEQERFGPTIIRWMAIGSQAPIAVNVFFEISLGGGPPAIVNTVGFNDPPQLTEFTLPVEFEPKPANANIGRTVGLALANVSGQTNTVTMKLVDPNGATVAARTLTIGAYSQTAVDLAAPDLFGPVLPNANFVGTMIISATAPVSAVALLDDFGPFSAIPVIKGKPQ is encoded by the coding sequence GTGTGTGCGTTCGCCGCCCAGCGGGCGCAGGCCGACTGCAAAGTCCAGGCCGTCACCTTCCTCAAGAGCAACTTCTTTATCGCCGATGACACGGCCAACAATCCCAACGTGGGCCTGGTCTTCACGCCCGCGCCCAATGTAGCCGGCAACTCCATTGGTCTTCCGATTTCGGCCGAAGGCCTGACCGAGCGCGTCGCCGATCTTCTGATTTACGACGACGGCGTGGCGCCCTCCTGCTTCCAGCCCGGCCAGACGATCACGCTCACCTACAACGCGCGCATTACCATTCCGGCTGTCACCGATCTCGACGTGAATCTCGGCGCCGTTCTGGATATCTATGACAGTTGCCAGTTTCATCCCGGCCAGGGCTCATGTCCCCCGGTCGGCCCGCCGTTTTCCGTCTTCAGTACGACCACCGTCGCCAACGCCACCAACGGCAATCCGCAAACGATCATCAGCCTCGCCATCGGCACGTTCGGTGGATTGCCCGGCGGAAGCCCTGGAGACCTGACCACGGGCCTGGAAGGCTCCGCCATTCGCATTCGCAACCTGCGCGCCGATGCCACCTTGCTCGCGGGGCCGGGAGGCCTGCCGACCTCACCGGGCATCTTTGCGCGCATTTCCGCCACTCAGGGAGCGCTCAACGGCACGCCCGCCGCGGTCATCGTCGGCGACGTCAAGCCCATCATCGCCTTCGGCGCCGGGCTCAGGTTTTCCGGCACGGGACTGCAGAACGCCAACGCCACGCTCGCCAACCCGGCGCAGTTCGGATTCGCGGAAAACTTCGGCGCCGCGTTTCGCCTGCCCTCCAACACCGGCGTGATCGCTGACATCCCAGACGGCGCCACCAGTCTCGTCTTCCGCGCCGATTCGGTTCCGCCCGGCGTCACCATCACGTTCCCCGGCAGCATGAGCACGTCGGCGCAGCCCGGACTGCTGCCCGGCGCGGGCATCATCTTCACCGCGCGCGGCGGCCAGCCCGCGCCCTGCGTCGGCCCCGGCTCATGCACCGCGGTTTACGACACGACGGCGAACGGCGCCGCCCAAGCCACGCTCATCGTCAACACCGCGCTGCTGCCCGACGACGGCAGCACCGGCAATACACCCGCCATCGGCGTGAAGATTGGCTCGTCCTCGGGCTTCGGCACCGCGAGCATCTCGGCGTTCATTTCGCCCACGGTCACCAAAGCGTTCAACGGCGACGACCAGGCGCAGTTCCCGCTGAACCAGCCGTGTCCATCACCGGTTCCCCCAGGCCAGCAGTGTCCCACCACGCCGCAGTACACCAGCAACACCGTCCCGGCCGGCGGCGCCAGCCGGCAGATTTTCAGCGGGACATGGTTCACGGTGAATTCCGTCGTCCCTGTCGCGGTGGTCACGCCCGCCAGCATCAACTTTGGGACGCAAGTCATCGGCGTTTCCGGCGCGGGCAAGACGGTGACCATCAGCAACGCTGCAAACGCCACCGCGCTGAACATCGCGAGCATCGCCATCGCCGGCGCCAACGCCGCCGAGTTCACTCAAACCAATCCTTGCCCGGCAACGCTCGCGCCGGGAGCGAGTTGCGCCATCAACGTTGTCTTCTCGCCGTTTTCGGCCGGCTCGCGCACGGCCACGCTGGTCATCACCGACGACGCGCCGGGCAGCCCGCACACCGTCGCTCTCACCGGCGTCTCGCTCTCGGCCGCTCCGGTGCCGGTCGTGAACTCGCTCAGCCCGTCGGTCTTGCTGGCCGGCGGCGGCGCGTTTACGCTGACGGTCAACGGCTCGGGATTCGTGACCGGCGCCGTGCTGCGCTGGAACGGAAGCCCGCGGCCTACGACGGTGCTCGGCGAAACACGGCTCACCGCGCAGATCACCGCTGACGATATCGCCACCGCATCTACCGCCGCCATCATCGTATTGAATCCCTCGCCCGGCGGCGGCCCATCGAACCTGGTTAGCCTGCAGATCCTCCCAGGCCCCGTGCCCACCACGCCGTTTGTGGCCATCGTGCCTCATATCGTGAAGGGCGGGGGATTCGTGACCAAGATCACCATCGTCAACCTCAGCGTGAACAACAACACGCTGAGCATCAATACCATCGACCAGTCGGGAACGCTGCTGGAAGCCAGCAACGTTGGCCTCGCGGGCTCAGGCAGCATGCGCATTGTCACGTCGGAGCAGGAGCGCTTCGGCCCCACCATCATTCGCTGGATGGCGATCGGATCGCAGGCGCCAATCGCTGTGAATGTGTTCTTCGAAATCAGTTTGGGCGGCGGCCCGCCGGCCATCGTCAACACAGTCGGCTTTAACGACCCGCCGCAGCTCACCGAGTTCACGCTGCCGGTGGAGTTTGAGCCCAAGCCGGCCAACGCCAACATCGGACGCACCGTTGGCCTGGCGCTCGCCAACGTCTCCGGACAGACGAACACGGTGACGATGAAGCTGGTCGACCCGAACGGCGCCACCGTCGCCGCCAGGACGCTCACCATCGGCGCCTACTCGCAGACGGCGGTTGATCTGGCTGCGCCCGATTTGTTCGGGCCCGTGCTCCCCAACGCAAACTTTGTCGGCACGATGATCATCAGCGCGACGGCGCCGGTGTCGGCCGTGGCCCTGCTCGACGACTTCGGCCCGTTCTCGGCCATTCCGGTGATCAAAGGGAAACCGCAATAG
- the rpsT gene encoding 30S ribosomal protein S20, with translation MANHFSALKRARQTEVRTVRNRAHASRLRTALRRLRDALNAGNLEQARQAFGGVVSVIDKSASKGVLHKNTASRYKARLSARLNKLAAK, from the coding sequence ATGGCAAATCATTTTTCGGCGCTCAAGCGAGCGCGCCAGACAGAAGTTCGTACCGTCCGCAACCGGGCCCACGCCTCGCGGCTGCGCACCGCGCTCCGCCGGCTGCGTGACGCCCTCAACGCCGGCAACCTGGAGCAGGCACGGCAGGCGTTTGGCGGGGTGGTGTCGGTGATCGATAAGTCGGCCAGCAAGGGCGTTCTGCACAAGAACACCGCGTCGCGCTACAAGGCGCGCCTCAGCGCGCGGCTGAACAAGCTGGCAGCCAAGTAA
- a CDS encoding PhoH family protein yields the protein MKKNIEITPNIETLFGTRDENLHLLEDGLKVSIALKSDSVEIEGAARDVARAEQVFSDYDHLQRSGYSFTNGDLGSMLRILTSDANATLRGLAEAGRQRAVGKRSIQPKGINQRRYLEAIEKNDMVFGIGPAGTGKTYLAVAMALAALAAKRVNRIVLARPAVEAGERLGFLPGTLQEKVDPYLRPLYDALYDMMDPEKVDRYFEKNIIEVAPIAFMRGRTLNDAFIILDEAQNTTTEQMKMFVTRLGFNAKAVITGDITQIDLPDRRRSGLLEAIDVLKSVEGLVFCYFDESDVVRHHLVQRIIRAYDEQKPKQDTQMSLELSAVNGAPPQQPASSELILPENGFTAGEGNGRSKLPAED from the coding sequence ATGAAGAAGAACATTGAGATCACTCCCAACATCGAGACCCTGTTCGGCACTCGTGATGAAAACCTGCACCTGCTGGAAGACGGCCTGAAGGTCTCCATCGCCCTGAAGTCCGACTCGGTTGAGATCGAAGGCGCCGCCCGCGACGTGGCCCGCGCCGAGCAGGTTTTCTCCGACTACGACCACCTCCAGCGCTCCGGCTACAGCTTCACCAACGGTGATCTCGGCTCCATGCTGCGCATTCTCACCTCCGACGCGAACGCCACCCTGCGCGGACTCGCCGAAGCGGGACGCCAGCGCGCCGTCGGCAAACGCAGCATCCAGCCCAAGGGCATCAACCAGCGGCGGTACCTGGAGGCCATCGAGAAGAACGACATGGTCTTCGGCATCGGCCCGGCCGGCACCGGCAAGACCTACCTCGCCGTCGCCATGGCGCTGGCCGCGCTCGCCGCCAAGCGCGTGAACCGCATCGTGCTGGCCCGCCCGGCGGTCGAGGCCGGCGAGCGCCTGGGCTTTTTGCCCGGCACGCTCCAGGAAAAAGTCGATCCTTACCTGCGCCCGCTCTACGACGCGCTCTACGACATGATGGATCCCGAGAAGGTGGACCGCTACTTCGAGAAGAACATCATCGAGGTCGCGCCCATCGCCTTCATGCGCGGACGCACGCTGAACGACGCCTTCATCATCCTCGACGAGGCGCAGAACACCACCACCGAGCAGATGAAGATGTTCGTCACCCGCCTGGGCTTCAACGCCAAAGCGGTCATCACCGGCGACATCACGCAGATCGATCTGCCCGACCGCCGCCGCAGCGGGCTGCTGGAAGCCATCGACGTGCTCAAAAGCGTCGAAGGTCTCGTCTTCTGCTACTTCGATGAGAGCGACGTCGTGCGCCATCACCTAGTGCAGCGCATCATCCGCGCCTATGACGAGCAGAAGCCGAAGCAGGACACGCAAATGTCGCTCGAGTTGAGCGCCGTCAACGGCGCGCCGCCCCAGCAGCCGGCTTCCAGCGAACTCATCTTGCCGGAGAATGGTTTCACTGCGGGCGAGGGGAACGGCCGGTCGAAGCTCCCGGCGGAGGACTAA